The Desulfomonilia bacterium genome includes a region encoding these proteins:
- a CDS encoding flavin reductase family protein, translated as MKIDLSPQTILLPAPVLIIGSYSPDGKPNIMNAAWGGIASSKPPCVSVSLREATLTYHNIKEAGAFTVNIPSEKYFREADFVGMVSGRDHDKFRETGLTPEKSKLVNAPVVKEFPYALECNLIKMVELGLHTMFIGEIVGMVAESEAVNPQKFPDIEKVRPMLWGSYGSMAYYGIGSKLADAFSVGNELKR; from the coding sequence ATGAAAATCGACCTTTCACCTCAAACCATATTGCTCCCCGCTCCGGTTCTCATCATCGGGTCATACAGCCCGGACGGCAAACCCAATATCATGAATGCCGCCTGGGGCGGCATCGCATCAAGCAAGCCGCCCTGTGTAAGCGTGTCTCTCAGGGAGGCGACGCTTACTTATCACAATATCAAAGAGGCCGGGGCGTTCACGGTAAACATACCATCCGAAAAGTATTTCAGAGAGGCTGACTTTGTCGGCATGGTATCGGGAAGAGACCATGACAAGTTCAGGGAGACGGGGCTCACTCCTGAAAAGAGCAAACTTGTCAATGCGCCTGTCGTAAAAGAATTTCCCTACGCCCTTGAATGCAATCTTATCAAAATGGTCGAACTCGGGTTGCATACGATGTTCATCGGGGAGATTGTGGGCATGGTCGCCGAGAGCGAGGCTGTAAATCCCCAGAAGTTTCCCGATATCGAGAAGGTTCGGCCCATGCTCTGGGGTTCATATGGCAGCATGGCGTATTATGGTATCGGCAGCAAGCTTGCCGATGCCTTCTCTGTCGGCAACGAATTGAAACGATAG
- a CDS encoding CocE/NonD family hydrolase, protein MKNIRILSALLASVILTVWPLVLTAADTMTSTEKSLREGLEKIGIKDALVDVSVRIHIPDRYRNNDLGQPELMPAVDLWGTLIRPAGDVKRPTILISTAYRRETCIPMGYSLVKHGYNVLAIDNRGTGSAGGHWTAFDIIEHYDTAYVIDSWIPFQDWSDGKVGMIGASYMAIIQFMAGGLINTDPATGEPVHLKALFPQLPMSDPYRVIAVHGGMYEREFMIIWLTITNISSIVMPLIATNDPGAQAEKWDIWTSHIENISDTINWVMNPVHMNYCDWFKLKNASLYFPVKPKKGWRYDNGAPIEEGKRVIPAKLPVFMIGGWFDIFTLGESECYEYGLANHAPGDKAMVIGPWYHITGAMGLGLSGLGSNELAARWFDWKIKGIDDPFMKEYPVLQYVMGADRWRAEKDWPLTKVKGRTQEKKLYLSVQRPSAIGSDWFSALNATGNYSLVEDVSIADHYGTAPVLRHDPPLFHGRKSRSNARWLAGGQDMSYDISLYQDGVDKDSESPSEDERKDEVGVLTFSTEPLEKDIEITGPLTLTFLAKTRFTRLLTQAVVDQCIALLKDAMNLDDVMLLDIRTRRDVQWIVELNDVFPEGRAKNITSGWLSAWHRPYDPEDPAKTDPDYTPFNPFYYADTYDAQHPDFNPIEDGKVYRYVVELWPTSNVFKKGHRIRVSISNSDFPHLAPVLIPSENTIMLYNPDDPDDEEDWARIDFTTTTTSGEGITWKWITGAKAGGTIPGEFSAANDYLMNSRDGQSQEESSGGDSNGSKSGSESSDDGSSSGMCFIGVSVLSGT, encoded by the coding sequence ATGAAGAACATACGTATTTTATCCGCCCTGCTGGCATCCGTTATACTGACCGTCTGGCCTCTTGTGCTTACTGCAGCAGATACCATGACTTCCACCGAAAAGTCTCTGCGTGAGGGCCTGGAAAAAATAGGGATCAAGGATGCGCTCGTCGATGTAAGCGTGAGGATTCACATACCTGACAGATACCGGAACAACGACCTCGGACAGCCCGAACTCATGCCCGCGGTTGACCTCTGGGGCACGCTCATCCGGCCCGCAGGAGATGTGAAGCGTCCCACCATACTGATATCCACCGCCTACCGCAGGGAAACGTGCATCCCGATGGGATATTCGCTTGTCAAACACGGTTATAACGTTCTGGCCATCGACAACCGGGGGACTGGTTCAGCCGGAGGCCACTGGACGGCCTTTGACATTATCGAGCACTATGATACCGCTTATGTCATCGACAGCTGGATTCCCTTTCAGGACTGGTCCGACGGCAAGGTCGGCATGATAGGCGCCTCATATATGGCGATCATCCAGTTTATGGCAGGCGGCCTCATCAATACAGATCCAGCAACAGGCGAACCCGTACATTTAAAGGCCCTGTTCCCGCAACTGCCCATGAGCGACCCATACCGCGTGATCGCGGTTCACGGCGGCATGTATGAGAGAGAATTCATGATAATCTGGCTCACAATCACCAATATAAGCTCCATAGTAATGCCGCTTATAGCTACAAACGACCCCGGCGCACAGGCCGAGAAATGGGACATCTGGACCTCGCACATTGAAAATATAAGCGATACGATAAACTGGGTTATGAACCCCGTGCATATGAACTACTGCGACTGGTTCAAGCTCAAGAACGCATCGCTCTACTTCCCTGTTAAGCCTAAGAAAGGCTGGCGCTACGATAACGGCGCGCCTATCGAGGAAGGCAAACGCGTGATCCCGGCCAAACTGCCTGTTTTCATGATCGGCGGCTGGTTCGACATCTTTACGCTCGGCGAAAGTGAATGCTATGAATACGGGCTTGCCAACCACGCACCGGGCGATAAGGCCATGGTCATCGGCCCCTGGTACCACATCACCGGCGCGATGGGACTGGGCCTTTCCGGTCTCGGCAGCAACGAACTGGCTGCACGCTGGTTCGACTGGAAGATCAAGGGGATCGATGACCCTTTCATGAAGGAATATCCGGTATTGCAGTATGTAATGGGAGCAGACAGATGGAGGGCTGAAAAGGACTGGCCGCTCACAAAAGTCAAAGGCCGGACTCAGGAAAAAAAGCTTTACCTTTCAGTGCAGCGCCCTTCCGCAATCGGCAGTGACTGGTTCTCTGCACTGAATGCCACAGGCAATTACTCCCTTGTCGAAGACGTAAGCATCGCTGACCATTATGGCACGGCGCCTGTATTAAGGCATGACCCTCCCTTATTCCACGGAAGAAAGTCACGCTCGAATGCTCGCTGGCTGGCAGGCGGACAGGATATGAGCTATGACATATCCCTTTATCAGGATGGAGTCGACAAGGACAGCGAATCCCCCTCCGAGGACGAACGCAAAGATGAGGTCGGTGTGCTCACCTTCTCGACAGAACCACTTGAAAAGGACATCGAGATAACCGGACCGCTCACCCTGACCTTCCTGGCAAAGACACGGTTCACGAGGCTGCTCACCCAAGCTGTCGTCGATCAGTGTATCGCATTGCTCAAGGATGCCATGAACCTGGATGACGTCATGCTGCTGGACATCCGTACCAGACGGGATGTACAGTGGATAGTGGAGCTCAACGACGTGTTCCCGGAAGGACGGGCCAAAAATATCACCTCGGGCTGGCTTTCAGCATGGCACCGCCCCTACGACCCTGAAGACCCCGCAAAGACCGATCCTGACTATACACCGTTCAATCCCTTCTATTATGCGGACACCTATGATGCTCAGCATCCCGACTTTAATCCGATCGAAGATGGCAAGGTGTACCGCTATGTCGTTGAGCTCTGGCCTACATCAAACGTATTCAAGAAAGGGCACCGCATCCGCGTGAGCATCTCGAACTCGGACTTCCCGCATCTGGCACCGGTCCTCATACCGTCCGAAAACACCATCATGCTCTATAACCCGGATGACCCGGATGACGAGGAAGACTGGGCAAGAATCGATTTCACCACCACCACAACGTCCGGTGAAGGCATTACCTGGAAATGGATAACCGGCGCAAAGGCAGGCGGCACAATACCCGGGGAGTTTTCAGCAGCAAACGACTACCTGATGAACAGCAGGGACGGACAATCTCAGGAAGAATCATCCGGCGGTGACAGCAACGGCAGCAAATCCGGTTCTGAATCATCAGATGACGGATCATCCTCTGGTATGTGCTTTATCGGGGTTTCCGTCCTGTCCGGAACATAA
- a CDS encoding DUF4019 domain-containing protein yields MIRRISCMVLLLFTIVPVCLYANDYPVEEDDEEEINPVINKEAVDFAYKWLKIIDNGNYEQSWEYTSDFFRKRMPKEKWIESLKSFRKPLGKLLSRSLESNYYFSSGLPAAPDGDYIVLQFSTSFKKKKATNEALLLFLDNNGKWLVCGYSIRQD; encoded by the coding sequence TCCTGTTTGTCTATATGCCAATGATTATCCAGTGGAAGAAGATGATGAAGAAGAAATTAATCCTGTTATTAATAAAGAGGCGGTTGATTTCGCATACAAATGGCTCAAAATAATTGACAATGGCAATTATGAACAAAGCTGGGAGTATACATCAGATTTCTTCAGAAAAAGAATGCCGAAAGAGAAATGGATAGAATCCCTGAAATCTTTTAGAAAACCTCTTGGCAAACTTTTATCAAGAAGTCTTGAATCAAATTACTATTTTTCATCAGGTCTTCCCGCCGCACCTGATGGGGATTATATAGTGCTGCAATTTTCAACATCATTTAAAAAGAAGAAGGCAACAAATGAAGCACTTCTTCTGTTCCTTGATAATAATGGAAAATGGCTTGTTTGTGGATATTCTATCCGACAGGATTGA